AAAGATTGAAACTTTATTATGCCTTTCAAGAGGACGGGCAAATTATTGGGTTTCAAACTATAAGAATAATGGTATTTATTTTTTACTTGATAAACCACGTTCTGGTCGTCCATCCTTTGTAAATAAAGAAGAAGTTGAAATTTTAAAAACTGAAATCATTCAATTAAATTCTGAATTTAATGAGGAAAAAGTTGTTCATGCCCAAATAATAAATAGTATTATAGAATCCAAAACGAAATTAAAAAAAAATTTAGTAAAAGTGGGTTATACAAGTTCCTTCAAAGAACATTAATAAGAAGAGTTGTTCCAAGAACAAAGCATATAAAAAATGACCCAGAAAAAATGGCCGAATGGATTAAAGATTTACCAAATAAAATTAATGAAATTAAAGTAAAAAATCCAGGAAAAAAAATAAACATAGATTTTCAAGATGAATCACGATTTGGACAAATGACAATAAAATCTGGTATTTGGAGTCCTTTCCCAATCAGACCAGAATTTAAAACTCAAATGGGTTATTTAAACTCATGGATTTATGCTACTGCTAACAAAGATACGGGCAAATATTTTGGAATGATATTACCAAATTTAAATGTTGAAAACATGCAAATTTTTATCAATGAGTACTCCAAGACCGTACCTAAGAATGAGCATATTATTATGATACTAGATGGAGCTAGTGCACATAAAAGCAAAAAATTAATTTTACCCCAAAATATATCATTTATTTTTTTACCTTCATTTTCTCCAGAGTTAAATCCAATTGAAAGGTTATGGAGTTATTTTAAAAGGAATCACTTATCATTTAAAATTTATAAAGATTATGAAGATCTCGTTCAAAAATGCTCTAGTGGTTGGAATCAATTAACACAAAAAATTGTCAAGTCAATTATGAATTCAAAACCTAAGGCAAGCTTATGTTAAAAACTTAGTGGACGGCGTATAATTCAGAAGAGCTGCATCAAAATTCAATTGAAATTATTCCATTTTTAGAAAATATCATTAAAGACACATTTTTACTAAATAGTAGAGCATTTGTAGAAATGGAATATCAATTTAATCACGACCGCAAAATCTTTATTAACCCACATAAAATGGAACGGGTGTTTGCCAATATTTTAGAAAATGCACTACAAGCCATGAAATACCAAGGTAAAATTTGGATTCATACAAAAGATGTTATAGAAAAAAACAAAGTTTTTGTTGAATTTTGTATTGGCAATAATAATTCTTATATAGAAAAAAATAATATACAAAACTTGTTTAAAACCTTTTATACACTTAAGCAAAATGGCACTGGGCTTGGTTTAGCGATTGCAGAAAAAGTCATTCAAGAACACGGTGGAACAATTTGGTGTATATCAGAAAAAAATGAAAAAAACCTCAAAGGAAAGGTTGAATTTAAGTTTACAATACCAGCAACTGATTTAGATTTTTGTATAGATATCAATCAATATTCTTTACCATTGCATAGTAGTGAGCTGCATCAAATAAAAAATGATTTCGACACACTAAATAATAGAAATTAACAATTTCAATTATTTATTATCAAAAAAATCCACTTAAAAAACTTTCAACATTTTTACCAAGTTCACTTACCAAATAACCACCTTCTTGTAAAATAATTGTTTTTTTCTTTAAATTAAAAAACTCTCTGCCTAATTTATTAAAGTCAGAACAATTTATATTAAAGTGACCTATTGGATCGCCCGACTCAATATCAAATCCCGCAGACAAAATTAAATAATCAGGTTCCATTATTGTAAAAGCCTTATTTAAACCATTTAATAATGATTTAAAATATTCATTAGGAGAAGAAAGGGGCATTAAAGGAACATTTAAATTATAATTAACCCCATCATCAATACCAATTTCTTCTTCAAATCCTGTAAAATAAGGATATTCAACCAAGGGATGCGCATGAATACTAAAATAAAATACTTCAGAAGAATCATAAAAAATACTTTGTGTTCCATTACCATGATGGTAATCAAAATCTATAATCATCACACTGCCAGATTTTGATAAATATTTTGCAATAATTGCTGCATTATTAAGATAGCAATAACCACCAAACATATTTTTAGAAGCATGATGCCCAGGAGGTCGACACAGCGCATAGGTTGCTTCGCCTGTATTTTTTGTATGCTTGGCAGCTGCATACGCGGCACTGGCCGAGGCCACTGCTGCATTCCAGGTATTATGCATTAAAGATGTTCCTGCATCAAAACAGTAATACCCAGCTCTTTTAGGAATAAATGGCTCACGTCTTTGAATACGACTGTCGCAAGGAAATACGTAAGGACAAATAATTTCATCATTTTTTAAATTTTGCGAAGATTCTAAAAAATTGAGATAATCGTCATCATGCACTGCAATCAACGACTCGTAAGGAATAATTTCTGGAACTACAATTTCGTATTTATTATCTAATTTAAATGCTTTTAAAATAGAATCAATTCTACTAACTTTATCGTTATACGGATGGGCTTTTCCTCCATATATTTCTTTTTTAATAATATGTTTTTTTTGAAGAGAACTATAATAAATTTTCATGCATGCAATAACTTTCTAATACAAAAGATAAAATCAAACATAAACAATTCTCTATAAAATATCTTTTTCTTATTTAAGATTATACTTTATGTAAGAAAGTATTAAAAAGGGTTTATAAATTTCTAATTTCAAATTAGTATATGCGCGAAAATTATTTTTTGTCAATAAACAGTCTACGGAGGTTTCATGCCTAAAAACCTTAAGATTCCTAAAATTATAGGACATCGAGGAGCAAAAGGATTTGCACCAGAAAATACCCTAACATCTTTTAAAAAAGCAAAAGAGCTTGGAGCTCGTTGGGTAGAGTTTGATGTAAAAGAAACTCAAGATAGCATTTTAATAGTGATGCACGATGATACGCTCGAAAGAACAACTAATGGTAAGGGAAAAGTAGCAAATACTAATTTTTTGGAAATAAAAAAACTTGATGCAGGATCATGGTTTCATGAGTCTTTTACTAACGAAAAAGTACCCTCTTTTGAAGAAACAATAAAACTTTTAAATGAACTAAAATTAGGAGCAAATATTGAAATAAAACCATGTCCAAAAAAAGAAGAAAAAACTGCTATTTTAGTAGCAAAAGTTTTACAAAATTTATGGCCCAAAGAACTACCTCCACCAATAGTTTCAAGCTTTAGCATGGAATCACTTGTAGCCGCAAAAAAAGTATTTCCTGAATTAATTATTGGAGCGCTATTTGAAACACTACCAATTGACTGGAAAAGTATTGCAAAATCTGTTCAAGCAAACACTATTCATATTGATCATGAAAATATAAGCGATGAAAAAATTTTAGAAATAATTAATGAAAATTATCCTGTATTGGCATATACTGTAAATGATACAAAAAGAGCTAATGAATTATTTAAAACTGGGGTTACTGCAATTTTTACAGATTTTCCATGGAAGGAATAACAGGTATGAGATATAGTTATAATTTTTTTTATCCAATATTTTTATTATTATTTTGTTTTAATAATGCTTATTCAAAAACAAAAATTCAATTTTGGCATGGACTTTCAGGAACTACCAGTGATTACTTAAACGATATTATTTTAGATTTTAATAAGTCACAAAATGATATTGAAGTTATTGCTGTTAAAAAAGGCACATATCAAGAAACAATGATTTCTGGAATTGCGGCTTACAGAGCAAAAAAACAACCCGATATCATTCAAATATATGAGGTTGGAACAGCGACAATGCTTTTCGCAAAAGGAGCAACCATTCCAATTTCACAACTTTTAAATGAAAACAATATTACAATAAATTATGATGATATTATTCCAGCAGTTAAAGGTTATTATAGCGAAAATAACGTGCTTTTTTCATTTCCTTTAAATAGCTCGTCTCCAATATTATATTATAATAATAAAATTTTTAAAAAGGCTGGATTAAATCCAAACTCTCCACCCAAAACATGGGAAGAATTATTTGTTTACGCAGAAAAAATTAAAAATTCTGGTGCTGCTCTATGTGGTTTTACCTCTGCTTGGCCAGCATGGATTCAGCTAGAAAACTTTAGTGCATGGCACAATATTCCTTATGCAACAGATCACAACGGAATGTCTTCAAAAAAACCGAAGCTCACTTTTAATTCTAAAATACAAGTGCAACATTGGGAAAATTTACAAAATGCAAATAAAAAAGGTTTTTTTACTTATTATGGTAGAACCTCCGAAGCTCAAATGGCATTTTCAACTCAAAAATGCGGAATGTATTTTGACTCAACCGGTTCATATGGTGATGTCAAAGCATCTAACGTCGAATTTTCTGTAGCACCTCTTCCATATTATAAAAATGTTTCTGGCGCACCACAAAACACAATAATTGGAGGAGCGAGTCTCTGGGTTTTTAATGGAATTCCAAAAGACCATCAAAAAGCAGCAGCAATTTTTATTGAATATTTATCGAGACCTCAGGTAATGGCAAGATGGCATCAAACAAGTGGTTATTTACCCGTTACCTTTAAATCTTACGAACAAACTAAGTTACAAGGATTTTATAAAAATAATTCTGGTTATGAAATTGCAATTTCTGAATTAAATAATAAGCCTCCAACAGAAAACTCAAAAGGTTTAAGAATTAATGGACTGCCAAATATTCGTAACATTGTAGAATCAAATTTTGAGTCGATGCTATCTGGTAAGATTACAGCAAAAATGGCTCTTGATAATGCTGTAGAAAAAGGTAATGAAATTATACAAAAAACAGGTGGATAAGTGCAAAAAAGAGTAATTTTTAATTCTAAATTATTACCATACTTACTTATAGCTCCACAAATACTTATTTCATCTGTTTTCTTTTTTTGGCCTGCAATATTGGCAATATGGCAATCATTTTTAAAAGAAGATGCTTTTGGCTTAAGTACAGAATTTATATGGTTTCAAAATTACCTAGATATATTTTTTGATAATAATTACTTATCTTCTATATTTGTAACAATAATTTTTAGCTTTTTTGTAACTCTAATTTGTTTAACAATTTCTCTTATATTATCTGGACTTGTTTATAAAGTTAATTTTGGAAAAATAGTCTATCAAACTCTTATTATATGCCCCTATGCTGTTGCCCCTGCAATTGCAGGAATATTATGGTTTTTTCTATTTAATCCATCCATAGGATATATATCAAATATTTTGCAAAAAATTAATATTTTATGGGATCCTAACTTAAATGAAAATCATGCATTAATTTTAATAATAGTTGCAGCAAGCTGGAAACAAATTAGTTATAATTTTTTATTTTATCTAGCTAGTCTTCAGTCAATACCAAAATCACTACTTGAAGCAGCCTCTATTGATGGCGCTAGTTCTTTTAGAAAATTTATTGATATAATTATACCAATTATTTCTCCAACAACATTTTTTTTATTTATAATGAATTTAATTTATACATTTTTTGATACATTTGGAATAATTTTTACAACCACGCAAGGAGGACCTGGATATTCTACAACAAATCTCGTTTACAAAGTTTATGTTGATGGAATTATAAATCTTAATTTAGGAAGTTCTGCAGCACAGTCTGTAATATTAATGATTTTTGTATCCATAATAACATTAATCCATTTTAAATTTGTAGAAAAAAAGGTTCACTATTAAAAATGTTTAATAATTTTAAAAAAACTTATTTTTTAACCAATTTTATATTGATATTTGGAACAATTATAATTGTATTTCCTATTTACTTTTGCTTTATTGCATCTACAGAAAGCATACAAAATATATTACACGGAAAAATAGGATTAATTCCTGGCACACAATTATTTAAAAACTATTTAGAAATATTAAATCCCGAAAAAAATATTTTACCAGGTATATCAATTTGGAAGCTTTTATTAAATAGTCTGATTACAACAGTATTAATAACAATTGGTAAAACTGTAATTTCTATTGTATCAGCATATTCTATAGTATATTTCAATTTTCCTTTTAAAAAAACTTTGTTTTTTTTAATTTTTATAACATTAATGCTCCCAATTGAAGTTCGTATAGTTCCAACATTTCAAATGGCTTCAAATTTAAATCTTTTAGATTCTTATCACGGCTTATCAATTCCTTTAATTGCCTCAGCAACTGCAACTTTTTTATTTAGACAATTTTTTATGACAATACCAGATGAACTTTGTGAAGCAGCAAAAATTGATGGGGCAGGTCCATTGCATTTTTTTTGGGATATCGTTTTTCCACTTTCTAGAACAACAATAGCAGCTCTTTTTGTAATTTTATTTATTTATGGATGGAATCAGTACCTTTGGCCGCTTCTTATTACTACAAAACAAAGTATGAACACTATCATTATTGCTCTCACTCAAATGATTTCTCCAGATGGTGCAACCCCGTGGGAAAAGGTAATGGGAGTTGCTGTAATTGCTATGCTCCCACCGATATTTGTTGTTGTATTTATGCAAAAATTATTTGTAAAAGGATTGATTGATTCTGAAAAATAAATTAATAGGAATAAAAAATGGCTACAGTAACATTAAAAAGTTTAGAAAAGTTATTTAACAATCAACGAATATTAAGCAATATTAATTTAAAAATTAGTGATGGTGAATTTATAGTTATTTTAGGGCCAAGTGGCTGTGGAAAATCAACTTTATTACGTTTAGTGGCAGGTCTTGAAGCGGTGTCAAAAGGCGAAATATTTATAGGAGAAAAAAATGTAACAAATATTGAGCCTAAAGATAGAAAAATTGCTATGGTCTTTCAAAATTATGCTTTATATCCCCACATGACGGTGTTTAATAACATCGCTTACGGACTAAAGTTACAGAAAGTATCAAAATCAGAAATTATAAAAAAAGTTAATTTTGCGTCAGAAATTCTTCAACTGAATGAGCTTCTACAACGAAAACCTAGTCAACTTAGTGGTGGCCAAAGACAGCGAGTTGCAATGGGTAGAGCAATAGTTAGAGATCCCAATGTTTTTTTATTTGACGAACCATTAAGTAACTTAGATGCAAAACTAAGGACACAAATGCGCTTTGAAATTAAAAAAATTCAAAAAAAATTTAATACTACTAGTATTTATGTAACACATGATCAAATTGAAGCAATGACACTTGCAGATAGAATTGTTTTACTAAACAAAGGAAATATTGAACAAATTGGTACTCCAATAGAATTGTATACTAAACCAGCTTCAACTTTTGTTGGAGGTTTTATTGGAAACCCTCCTATGAATTTTATTCCTGGAGAATATATTTCGAACTATATTAATTTTAATAATTTCAATAAAAACTGTATTGTTGGAATAAGACCAGAAAATATTAAAATTTTAACGGATATTGAAGACAAAAAATCAATACCATTTAAATTTGAAATGTTCGAAATTATAGGTCATGAAAGTCTTGTTTATGGAAAAATTGATAATTCTAACATTTCTATCATAATCAAAACAAATAAAATAAATAATGATTTTAGTTCAAAAAAACTTTATATTAGTTTTAAACACGATGATCTCCATTTTTTTCCAAAAGATACTTAGTTATTTATTTGAATCAATTGTATATAAAATTTAGCAGCGAATTATAACTACTAGAAGAAAACCTATTATTTCCTTCTAATTTAGCTTTATCTTTAAGAAGAATATATTGGTTTTTTTCTAAAAAGATTGCAGCTGAATATTCTAATTTTTGTTTTAAATTTTCTTCGTCTCCGGAATTAAAAATTAAATTACTAAATACGGAAAGAACTTCTGGTAGTGCTCCTACATTTGAACTTAATACAGGAATACCGCTTTGTAAAAATTCTACTCCAACTCTACAAATAACCTCACTCCCTAAGCTTGGAATAACCCCAAAACTTACAGTAGCAATTAAGTTTTCTATATTATTAATTTTTTCTTCAATTATAAATACTTGTTTTTTTTGAGAAGAATCCTCTAAAAAAAACTTATTAACATTAGATTTTTGAATATCAAACTTACTTAAATGTTTTAAAAAAATATTTTGTGGGTTAATATTTGCTTTGTACCCTAAAAAAATTAACTGACTTTCTATTGTATTATTAAATCTATCTTTAAAATTTGCCTTGCTAAATGCTTCTAATAAATAATCATGCCCCTTAACGGGATCAAATCTTCCAATAACTAAAAAAGAGAGTTTATTTTTATCTATTGGTGGAAATGAGCTGTCTAAATAAAACCTATTTTCATAATTTTTTTGAGGCATTGCATCTTTAGCGTAATAATGAACAATTGTTTTATTTTTATTCAATTCAAAACCAACTTGTTTTTTTATACAATCTGCAGCAAATATAATTTTATTAGTTAAATAATTATAAATTATTCTTGAAAAAAAATTTGATTTAAGTCTTTGCGCTTGACCTCTAACTCGAATTAATTTTTTATTTTTCCATAAGAAAGGAAATAATATTTTAGTTACAACACAAAGAGAATGTTCTCTACCTTCAAAGGTCCAAAAAAAAATTTGTTTATTTTTATACTTAAATAAGGTTTGAATTATAAAAATTAAACTCGTCATAAAAGAAATTATTGTTTGCCTATGAATTGGCAAATGTTTAAAAGGTAAATGATTTTCTAAGCATTTTTGCTGCATTGCTGTATGACCTACTTCTGAGCAATACAATACTCCATCGGGCTGATTAAGATACAATGCAAGTTGTAAACTATAATCAGAAACTGCAGAAAACCAAGGATTAGAATTTAAAAATAAATGTTTTAACTCAAAATTATCTTTCAAAAAGTCATACCTTACGAAAAATTATTATAGGATTTGTCAATAATTCTTGTTTTTCATCCGCTTCTACAATTTTATTCCATGTAGAAATGGGATCATCAAACCCCAAAACATACCCCCTATCTTCTAACTTACCTTCACAATAAATCATTTCAAGCTCTAATTTTTTTGCCATTTCATTTATTAAATTTAAAGGTATTCCTGGATCAGAGGGATGCATAAAAGCATCTGCGACGCTAACAGAACCAGCCCCTAAGTAATAAAATCGTTTTCTGCTCGAAGCAAAAAATCCTAAAAAATTAAAAAACTGCCAAAACCTTAGTAAAGCATAATGCGATAAGATCTTGAATCTAAAATGTTTTTTTTGAAAAAAGCCGCTCCAAATATTTTGATAACGAGTTTGAATCCGACGCTCAAGCTTTCTTCCATGAAAGCTATAAACCATAAGGCGTAAGACGCCTCCAGAATTTAGTTTTTGGGCCATTGCAGAAAATAATGGTAAGGGGTCGGGTTGATGATGAAGCACCCCAAAGCACTGAATAAAATCAAACTTACCTAGGGCCTTTTCATTTAAAATAACTTCTGCATTGCCCTGCAAAAATTCAATTTTACTAGTTTTTACTCGTTTGGTAATAAAATTTGCAATTTTCAAAAAAGAAATTTTCTTTTTTGCCTTTTCAATTGCCTTTCGACTCAGATCAATTGCAATAATTTCGTTTTTAGGGTGCAATTTTCTAAACAATACAGGCTCATCGGTTCCACAACCAACTAATAATATTCTTTTTTCATCAGAAAAAAGATTTTTCAGTTCAACAAAAATACAGAGCCATTCTTTTTTATTGGCATAACCTCCAAAAACAGAAAAATCATTGCTCAGCTTCCAGATTGTATAGGCTATATTTGTTTTGCCTAAAGCAATACCAAAACCAAATCCTCCATGAGCCGTAAACTGCGCCTCAATTTTAGGTAAAACTATCAGAGGACGGTTTGGATAAGGAAAAATCTCGTAAAATCTCCTCATTTTCTCTATTTTAAGAAGCTCCATGCAATTACCCTTCTTTACAAACCTAAAAGGTATTCTGTAAAATTAACCTATAATAACATGTAGATCATCCAAACTAAAGGAGTTTATTTTCTGCACTTGACACAGAGATCTTTGTAAAGTATTGATGTTGGTCTTACTATGGTGGCTGTAGTCAAGTGGTTAAGACAATGGATTGTGATTCCATCATGCGGGGGTTCAAGTCCCCTCAGTCACCCCATCATTTTAAAAGCCCTCTGAATTAATACCAGAGGGCTTTTTGTGTTAAAGTGGTACCGCTAACGAGAAATAACGATATTGCATTTTAAATCCTCATAGTTATTTTCATATGGATCATATACATCTAAGGTAACTTCACCCCAAATTAATCTAGGTATCGCCCAAGTAGAAACCCCTACGCGACTAAAACGTTCTCCAAAATCATTTTGGCATTTCTTTTTTAATGTTTCGCAAAAATTTAACGCATCATCATCATTATAAAAAATTGGATATATTTTTAAACCAATAATTGAATTAAAATTTTGATGTATTTTTATGTAAAAACGACCTTTTAACCAAATACCATTTGGGTATATTTCTATAATATCTTTGTAGTCTTCAAATAAATTATTTTTATCGCCCCCTTTTGCCCAATTCCACCCTATGCCTTCTTTCATAATATGTTGATTAGAAACTGTATCGTTTATACAAAATAAATAAGATCCCGATGCATAAAGTGAAAATTGAAAAAAAATTGCTAAAAAAGATGTTATTTTAAAAAATTTACAAATTCTTTGATTACTCATTTATTTATTCTCCATACAAAATAAATAAAATTATTAAATATAACATTTTTTTCTATTAAGACAAAATTTTTAATAAAATTTTTTATACAATATATATTAATTTTTTTAAAAATATTATAGAATAATATTTTATCAGTATATTAATTTATATCAATTAAATTTAAGGAGAAATATGAAAGAAGACTCTATTATAATAAAGTCAAAAAGATTATATTTAAGGCATTTAGTTATAGAAGATGCAGAGCATATTTTTAACTATGCTAAAAATATTAATGTTTCAAAATTTGTAACATGGGATAGCCATGTTACAATAAAAGATAGCATTAAATTTGTTAAAAGTATTTTAAAAATTTACAAAATTTTTCCTATAAGTAACTTAGGAATAGTTATAAACGAAAATTTTAATGAAACAGTTATTGGCACTATTGGTTTATTACAAAAACAACGTATGTCATTAAACACATACGAGCTTGGTTTCGCAATTAACGAAAATTACTGGGGAAAAGGCTATGCTTATGAAGCCGCAATTTCTTTATTAAAGCATTGTTTTGATAATTATATTATACAAAGAGTTGAAGCAACATGTATGATTGAAAATAAAAAAAGCTATAAACTCATGGAAAAAATTGGTATGAAACGAGAAGGAATTCTAAGAAACTATGTATTTAAAAATAATTATTACTATGATAGCTATATGTATTCAATATTAAAACATGAATGGGATAATTTTTTATAATAAAAAAAACAGCTAAAGTTAATAATATTTTTTACCGATAGTTATATTATTATGTTTATTTAAGGCTTTGGCAATGAAAGTATATTTTAAAAACATTTTATTAATAATAACTCTTACTACAATATTAACATGTAGTCCAAAAATCAGTGAAACTTTTGAAGTTAAAAACACTTTTTCAGAAGAAAAATTCTCATTTAGTTTTGATAAATTAAATGAACCTTTAACTTATGATGAGAAAATAAAATTAGTAGAAAATTTAAAAACCTTAAAGGATAAGATAATTAGTGATTATAAAAAAATAGATGAATTCAAAGATTTTTTCAGTATAACCCCTTCTATTACCTTAAATGAAACATATAGTTTTATGAGAAATAACAAAAAAATAAACAATAATTATGATAAAAATCGGAACATTAACATAATTTTAGTTCAAGATCAATATTCTGAAATTAATAAAATTATTTTGTTATCTCAAAACAATAATGAAAGATCAATTATTAACGAAAAAATAGCCGACTTACAATCGACAATAAAATCATATCACGAAAATTATATTGATTTATTTAATATAATTGAAAATAGCCTGAAAAATATTTCATGCGATACAAAAAACATAAATTGTACTAAAACAAAAATATTAGAAGGAATTCATAATGATGATGAAACAATTTCTGGTATTAATGAATTAAAAAACAATATTGAACGAACTCAAATTTTTGCAGAAAACATACTAAACTAAATTATTTGGGATCATATTTTTTGGATAATCAGTGATTCTTGAAAAAGGACCTTGATAAATTGCAAAAATTTGAAAAATTTCTGTTGAATTCATATTTTCTTTATTAATAATATCAGATTCACGAATAATTATAATTCTATGAGAATTTTTATCAGTAATAATTAATAAACCCTCAAACCAAAACAATCCCGAAGGTTCATTTAGTTTTTCTGATAAAATAATTGTTCCCATATAATCTTTACCAATTGAATAACTTCTTAGCGCATTATTATACGAATCTAAAATATAAAGATTTTGTGATTGAGAACTCCATGCACAACTTAATGGATACTGCATTTTTGCCTCAGCACCCAGTCCATCAACAAAACCAGAATCAAAAAGTCCACTACTCACTAAACTCATAATCATGGTCTTACCAGTATCATTCCAATTTTTAACTAACAGTCTAACTGAACTCGAATTACTATCCGTAAAAGCCAGAACTGTGTCAGAAATTGCTGAAATACCGGTAGGCTGGGCAAGACATGCAAATGCTGCAGGTCCATCTAATACATCTTCTTTCCCCGCACCGGCCAAATGAATTACAGCATCATCTTTG
This region of Spirobacillus cienkowskii genomic DNA includes:
- a CDS encoding IS630 family transposase, producing the protein MKKKFSKSGLYKFLQRTLIRRVVPRTKHIKNDPEKMAEWIKDLPNKINEIKVKNPGKKINIDFQDESRFGQMTIKSGIWSPFPIRPEFKTQMGYLNSWIYATANKDTGKYFGMILPNLNVENMQIFINEYSKTVPKNEHIIMILDGASAHKSKKLILPQNISFIFLPSFSPELNPIERLWSYFKRNHLSFKIYKDYEDLVQKCSSGWNQLTQKIVKSIMNSKPKASLC
- a CDS encoding ATP-binding protein, producing the protein MEYQFNHDRKIFINPHKMERVFANILENALQAMKYQGKIWIHTKDVIEKNKVFVEFCIGNNNSYIEKNNIQNLFKTFYTLKQNGTGLGLAIAEKVIQEHGGTIWCISEKNEKNLKGKVEFKFTIPATDLDFCIDINQYSLPLHSSELHQIKNDFDTLNNRN
- a CDS encoding histone deacetylase family protein, with the protein product MKIYYSSLQKKHIIKKEIYGGKAHPYNDKVSRIDSILKAFKLDNKYEIVVPEIIPYESLIAVHDDDYLNFLESSQNLKNDEIICPYVFPCDSRIQRREPFIPKRAGYYCFDAGTSLMHNTWNAAVASASAAYAAAKHTKNTGEATYALCRPPGHHASKNMFGGYCYLNNAAIIAKYLSKSGSVMIIDFDYHHGNGTQSIFYDSSEVFYFSIHAHPLVEYPYFTGFEEEIGIDDGVNYNLNVPLMPLSSPNEYFKSLLNGLNKAFTIMEPDYLILSAGFDIESGDPIGHFNINCSDFNKLGREFFNLKKKTIILQEGGYLVSELGKNVESFLSGFF
- a CDS encoding glycerophosphoryl diester phosphodiesterase, giving the protein MPKNLKIPKIIGHRGAKGFAPENTLTSFKKAKELGARWVEFDVKETQDSILIVMHDDTLERTTNGKGKVANTNFLEIKKLDAGSWFHESFTNEKVPSFEETIKLLNELKLGANIEIKPCPKKEEKTAILVAKVLQNLWPKELPPPIVSSFSMESLVAAKKVFPELIIGALFETLPIDWKSIAKSVQANTIHIDHENISDEKILEIINENYPVLAYTVNDTKRANELFKTGVTAIFTDFPWKE
- the ugpB gene encoding sn-glycerol-3-phosphate ABC transporter substrate-binding protein UgpB, with amino-acid sequence MRYSYNFFYPIFLLLFCFNNAYSKTKIQFWHGLSGTTSDYLNDIILDFNKSQNDIEVIAVKKGTYQETMISGIAAYRAKKQPDIIQIYEVGTATMLFAKGATIPISQLLNENNITINYDDIIPAVKGYYSENNVLFSFPLNSSSPILYYNNKIFKKAGLNPNSPPKTWEELFVYAEKIKNSGAALCGFTSAWPAWIQLENFSAWHNIPYATDHNGMSSKKPKLTFNSKIQVQHWENLQNANKKGFFTYYGRTSEAQMAFSTQKCGMYFDSTGSYGDVKASNVEFSVAPLPYYKNVSGAPQNTIIGGASLWVFNGIPKDHQKAAAIFIEYLSRPQVMARWHQTSGYLPVTFKSYEQTKLQGFYKNNSGYEIAISELNNKPPTENSKGLRINGLPNIRNIVESNFESMLSGKITAKMALDNAVEKGNEIIQKTGG
- the ugpA gene encoding sn-glycerol-3-phosphate ABC transporter permease UgpA, encoding MQKRVIFNSKLLPYLLIAPQILISSVFFFWPAILAIWQSFLKEDAFGLSTEFIWFQNYLDIFFDNNYLSSIFVTIIFSFFVTLICLTISLILSGLVYKVNFGKIVYQTLIICPYAVAPAIAGILWFFLFNPSIGYISNILQKINILWDPNLNENHALILIIVAASWKQISYNFLFYLASLQSIPKSLLEAASIDGASSFRKFIDIIIPIISPTTFFLFIMNLIYTFFDTFGIIFTTTQGGPGYSTTNLVYKVYVDGIINLNLGSSAAQSVILMIFVSIITLIHFKFVEKKVHY
- the ugpE gene encoding sn-glycerol-3-phosphate ABC transporter permease UgpE; translated protein: MFNNFKKTYFLTNFILIFGTIIIVFPIYFCFIASTESIQNILHGKIGLIPGTQLFKNYLEILNPEKNILPGISIWKLLLNSLITTVLITIGKTVISIVSAYSIVYFNFPFKKTLFFLIFITLMLPIEVRIVPTFQMASNLNLLDSYHGLSIPLIASATATFLFRQFFMTIPDELCEAAKIDGAGPLHFFWDIVFPLSRTTIAALFVILFIYGWNQYLWPLLITTKQSMNTIIIALTQMISPDGATPWEKVMGVAVIAMLPPIFVVVFMQKLFVKGLIDSEK
- a CDS encoding sn-glycerol-3-phosphate ABC transporter ATP-binding protein UgpC, giving the protein MATVTLKSLEKLFNNQRILSNINLKISDGEFIVILGPSGCGKSTLLRLVAGLEAVSKGEIFIGEKNVTNIEPKDRKIAMVFQNYALYPHMTVFNNIAYGLKLQKVSKSEIIKKVNFASEILQLNELLQRKPSQLSGGQRQRVAMGRAIVRDPNVFLFDEPLSNLDAKLRTQMRFEIKKIQKKFNTTSIYVTHDQIEAMTLADRIVLLNKGNIEQIGTPIELYTKPASTFVGGFIGNPPMNFIPGEYISNYINFNNFNKNCIVGIRPENIKILTDIEDKKSIPFKFEMFEIIGHESLVYGKIDNSNISIIIKTNKINNDFSSKKLYISFKHDDLHFFPKDT
- a CDS encoding glycosyltransferase, with protein sequence MKDNFELKHLFLNSNPWFSAVSDYSLQLALYLNQPDGVLYCSEVGHTAMQQKCLENHLPFKHLPIHRQTIISFMTSLIFIIQTLFKYKNKQIFFWTFEGREHSLCVVTKILFPFLWKNKKLIRVRGQAQRLKSNFFSRIIYNYLTNKIIFAADCIKKQVGFELNKNKTIVHYYAKDAMPQKNYENRFYLDSSFPPIDKNKLSFLVIGRFDPVKGHDYLLEAFSKANFKDRFNNTIESQLIFLGYKANINPQNIFLKHLSKFDIQKSNVNKFFLEDSSQKKQVFIIEEKINNIENLIATVSFGVIPSLGSEVICRVGVEFLQSGIPVLSSNVGALPEVLSVFSNLIFNSGDEENLKQKLEYSAAIFLEKNQYILLKDKAKLEGNNRFSSSSYNSLLNFIYN